Proteins co-encoded in one Diaminobutyricimonas sp. LJ205 genomic window:
- a CDS encoding DUF177 domain-containing protein, with the protein MPAFKSTPYTLAAHDIMHRPGQMREHRMEITASEQLGDGVVTVKEGTPVTLDVRLEGLHDGILVSADIETVATGQCVRCLIDIALPVEVEFQELFAYSFDEAFDYTVHDDHVDLEPVVRDAVVLSLPFQPVCRPDCPGLDPVTGERLADHPDRKPSEVLDPRWSALEGFQAAASDDEGADTRADREKR; encoded by the coding sequence ATGCCTGCGTTCAAGTCCACTCCGTACACCCTCGCGGCGCATGACATCATGCACCGTCCGGGTCAGATGCGAGAGCACCGGATGGAGATCACCGCGTCCGAGCAATTGGGCGACGGCGTTGTCACCGTCAAGGAGGGCACTCCGGTGACCCTCGACGTGCGACTCGAAGGCCTGCATGACGGCATTCTGGTCTCCGCCGACATCGAAACCGTGGCGACCGGGCAGTGCGTCCGATGCCTGATTGACATCGCCCTGCCGGTCGAAGTCGAATTTCAGGAGCTTTTCGCGTATTCTTTCGACGAAGCTTTTGACTACACGGTTCACGATGACCACGTGGATCTTGAACCAGTAGTCAGGGACGCGGTGGTGCTGTCACTGCCGTTCCAGCCGGTCTGCCGGCCGGACTGCCCAGGACTTGACCCGGTGACGGGGGAGCGCCTGGCGGATCATCCGGACAGGAAACCCAGTGAAGTGCTCGACCCGAGATGGTCTGCGCTCGAAGGCTTCCAGGCAGCCGCATCCGACGATGAAGGCGCGGACACCCGCGCCGATAGAGAGAAGAGATAA
- a CDS encoding ABC transporter ATP-binding protein, translated as MNAVTVTGVDKVFETKSGQVHALEGIDLTVGAKEFVSLIGPSGCGKSTLLRLIADLDQPTTGSVQVFGKSARQARLDQDYGIAFQQAGLLPWRTVSANIELPLAMHGVSQAERRARVAELVDLVGLGEFADRFPDQLSGGMQQRVAIARSLAEKPNLLLMDEPFGALDEMTRERMQAELVRIRHETGAAVVFVTHSIPEAVFLSDRVVVMSPRPGRIQEILPMRLGTERGEELREEHAFFDMVTAVREALHQGSPATGAPRGVEIR; from the coding sequence ATGAACGCTGTGACGGTCACCGGCGTGGACAAGGTGTTCGAGACCAAGTCCGGTCAGGTCCACGCGCTCGAAGGCATCGACCTCACCGTCGGGGCCAAGGAATTCGTGTCACTGATCGGTCCATCCGGATGCGGCAAGTCCACACTGCTGCGCCTGATCGCCGACCTCGACCAGCCGACCACGGGATCCGTGCAGGTCTTCGGCAAGAGCGCCCGCCAGGCGCGGCTCGACCAGGACTACGGCATCGCCTTCCAGCAGGCCGGGCTGCTGCCCTGGCGCACGGTGTCGGCGAACATCGAACTGCCGCTCGCCATGCATGGGGTCAGCCAGGCCGAACGGCGGGCTCGCGTGGCCGAGCTGGTCGACCTCGTCGGCCTCGGCGAGTTCGCCGACCGGTTCCCGGATCAACTGTCGGGAGGAATGCAGCAGCGCGTCGCCATCGCCCGGTCGTTGGCGGAAAAACCGAACCTGCTGCTGATGGACGAACCGTTCGGGGCCTTGGATGAGATGACGAGGGAACGGATGCAGGCGGAGCTCGTGCGCATCCGCCATGAGACCGGCGCGGCGGTGGTCTTCGTCACCCACTCCATCCCCGAGGCGGTGTTCCTCTCCGACCGGGTAGTGGTCATGTCGCCGCGCCCTGGCCGCATCCAGGAGATCCTGCCCATGCGACTCGGAACCGAACGCGGTGAGGAGCTGCGCGAAGAGCACGCGTTCTTCGACATGGTCACCGCCGTGCGCGAGGCGCTGCACCAAGGCTCACCGGCGACCGGTGCGCCGCGCGGAGTGGAGATCCGCTGA
- a CDS encoding aspartate aminotransferase family protein, giving the protein MTEHKTTEHETKPSDPAAGERAYELDRAHVFHSWSAQGSLHPFVIAGGEGSTIWDFEGKRYLDFSSQLVNTNIGHRHPKVIEAIKKQADVLATVAPAHANLTRGEAAERILAKAGGQFSKVFFTNGGADANENAMRMARLATGRDKVLSHYRSYHGNTGGAIVATGDWRRVPNEYARGHVHFFGPFPYRSEFWSDSPEQETERSLHHLERVIQAEGPESIAAILVETVPGTAGVLVPPPGYLPGLRKIADKYGILLIFDEVMAGFGRTGEWFAFHGFDTVPDLVTFAKGVNSGYVPAGGVLIPPAIADVFTDKVYPGGLTYSGHPLAMAAIVASIDAMEDEGIIENARAIGEEDLAPGLAALQEAHPIIGEVRGLGVFWALDLVEDRDTRKPVAGAVVAQLKSELMRLGLLPFTSDNRLHVVPPCVVTPAEVAKALDLYDQAFLVVENSL; this is encoded by the coding sequence ATGACCGAGCACAAGACGACCGAGCACGAGACGAAACCATCCGACCCGGCGGCGGGGGAACGCGCCTACGAGCTCGACCGGGCGCATGTTTTCCATTCCTGGTCGGCGCAGGGCTCGCTGCATCCGTTCGTCATTGCGGGTGGCGAGGGGTCAACCATCTGGGATTTCGAGGGCAAGCGCTACCTTGACTTCTCCAGCCAGCTCGTGAACACCAACATCGGTCACCGGCATCCGAAGGTGATCGAGGCGATCAAGAAGCAGGCCGACGTACTGGCCACTGTCGCCCCCGCGCACGCCAACCTGACTCGTGGTGAGGCGGCGGAACGCATCCTCGCCAAGGCCGGCGGCCAGTTCAGCAAGGTCTTCTTCACCAACGGTGGGGCGGACGCCAACGAGAATGCAATGCGGATGGCGCGGCTTGCGACCGGCCGTGACAAGGTGCTCAGCCACTACCGCAGTTACCACGGCAACACCGGCGGAGCCATCGTCGCGACCGGCGACTGGCGCCGGGTGCCGAACGAGTACGCGCGCGGGCACGTGCACTTCTTCGGGCCGTTCCCGTACCGGTCTGAGTTCTGGTCGGACTCGCCCGAGCAGGAGACCGAGCGTTCACTGCACCACCTCGAGCGCGTGATCCAGGCCGAGGGGCCTGAGTCGATCGCCGCGATCCTGGTCGAGACAGTGCCGGGCACCGCAGGCGTGCTGGTGCCGCCGCCCGGGTATCTGCCCGGCCTGCGGAAGATCGCCGACAAGTACGGCATCCTGCTGATCTTCGACGAGGTGATGGCCGGGTTCGGACGCACCGGGGAGTGGTTCGCCTTCCACGGTTTCGACACGGTCCCCGACCTGGTGACCTTCGCCAAGGGAGTGAACTCGGGTTACGTGCCCGCGGGTGGTGTGCTCATCCCGCCCGCGATCGCCGATGTCTTCACCGACAAGGTGTACCCGGGTGGGCTCACCTACTCGGGACATCCGCTCGCCATGGCCGCGATCGTCGCCTCCATCGACGCGATGGAGGACGAGGGGATCATCGAGAACGCACGCGCGATCGGTGAGGAGGATCTGGCACCGGGGCTCGCCGCGCTGCAGGAGGCGCACCCGATCATCGGCGAGGTTCGCGGGCTCGGTGTGTTCTGGGCGCTCGACCTGGTCGAGGACCGCGATACCCGGAAGCCGGTGGCAGGCGCTGTCGTGGCCCAGCTGAAGTCCGAGCTGATGCGGCTCGGGCTGCTGCCGTTCACGTCCGACAACCGCCTGCACGTCGTGCCGCCGTGCGTGGTGACTCCGGCAGAGGTGGCCAAGGCGCTCGACCTGTACGACCAGGCCTTCCTGGTGGTGGAGAACAGTCTGTAG
- a CDS encoding ABC transporter permease, protein MSTERRIPPRRRRSPRRTLAVWGFGALGIGAVAALWELYKLLGPSDGVLIGQARILPRTTDLAMPHVWDMIARLGEPVTRASGARPLWLEVALAALLTLGIAAAGWAVALVVGIALALVMERWKIAEWGLLPWIILSQTIPLIAFAPVVRSWGSRIEIGAFEWQDWMSVALIASYLAFFPIAVGTLRGLQSPDQIHVDLMHTYAVGWWKTLIRLRLPAAVPYILPALRLAAASAVIGAVVAEVSTGLQGGIGRILIQYAGQASGDPAKAWGPIFGSIVLGLVAAGSIALLGVILKDYRRVEVNA, encoded by the coding sequence ATGAGCACCGAGCGCCGGATTCCGCCGCGACGTCGCCGATCGCCGCGGCGCACGCTCGCGGTGTGGGGCTTCGGGGCGCTCGGCATCGGCGCGGTTGCGGCCCTGTGGGAGCTCTACAAGCTGCTCGGCCCTTCCGACGGCGTGCTCATCGGTCAGGCGCGCATCCTTCCGCGCACCACCGATCTGGCCATGCCGCACGTCTGGGACATGATCGCCCGGCTCGGTGAACCGGTCACCCGGGCGAGTGGGGCCCGCCCGCTCTGGCTCGAGGTCGCGCTCGCCGCCCTGCTGACCCTGGGTATCGCGGCAGCCGGCTGGGCGGTCGCCCTGGTGGTCGGAATCGCGCTGGCCCTGGTCATGGAGCGCTGGAAGATCGCCGAGTGGGGGCTGCTGCCCTGGATCATCCTCAGCCAGACGATTCCCTTGATCGCCTTCGCCCCGGTCGTGCGCAGTTGGGGGTCGCGCATCGAGATCGGCGCGTTCGAATGGCAGGACTGGATGTCGGTTGCGCTGATCGCCTCGTACCTGGCGTTCTTCCCAATCGCCGTCGGCACACTGCGCGGGCTGCAGTCGCCTGATCAGATCCACGTCGACCTGATGCACACCTACGCCGTCGGCTGGTGGAAGACCCTCATACGCCTCCGGCTGCCCGCGGCAGTTCCATACATCCTTCCCGCGCTGCGCCTCGCGGCCGCGAGCGCGGTTATCGGGGCTGTCGTCGCCGAGGTGTCGACGGGTCTGCAGGGCGGCATCGGACGCATCCTCATCCAGTACGCCGGCCAGGCCTCCGGCGATCCGGCCAAGGCGTGGGGGCCGATCTTCGGGTCCATCGTGCTCGGCCTCGTCGCCGCCGGGTCGATCGCCCTGCTCGGTGTGATCCTGAAGGACTACCGCCGGGTTGAGGTGAACGCATGA
- a CDS encoding ABC transporter permease encodes MRTASVSRDRTLRIIAPVVAGVLVLGIWQLLVTVGGVDDYLLPSPASIIEEITEFWPSMVAATAITGLNALIGLVVGSLFGILLAVFAAISRIVDRMSAPLVAALAVIPIVALAPVLNSMYGAGSQFGRQAIAALAAFVPVFINTLRGLRQTLPVHRDLMRAYAASRGQVMRTVTLPTATPFVFTGIRVASSLAVISALVAEYFGGPRGGLGGLISTSAASSAYPRAWAYVVAGIVLGLVFYLITLALERAVTARRS; translated from the coding sequence ATGCGCACCGCGAGCGTCTCCCGTGACCGGACGCTGCGGATCATTGCGCCGGTCGTCGCCGGTGTGCTGGTACTGGGCATCTGGCAATTGCTGGTGACCGTCGGCGGAGTGGACGACTACCTGCTGCCCAGTCCGGCCTCGATCATCGAGGAGATCACCGAGTTCTGGCCGTCGATGGTCGCCGCCACCGCGATCACCGGGCTGAATGCCCTGATCGGCCTGGTCGTCGGCTCGTTGTTCGGCATCCTGCTCGCCGTGTTCGCGGCGATCAGCCGCATCGTCGACCGGATGAGCGCTCCTCTCGTCGCCGCGCTGGCGGTCATCCCGATCGTCGCGCTCGCCCCGGTGCTGAACTCGATGTATGGCGCCGGCTCCCAGTTCGGCAGGCAGGCCATCGCCGCGCTCGCCGCCTTCGTGCCGGTGTTCATCAACACGCTGCGCGGGCTGCGCCAGACCCTGCCGGTGCACCGCGACCTGATGCGGGCCTACGCGGCCAGCCGCGGGCAGGTGATGCGCACTGTCACGCTGCCGACGGCGACGCCGTTCGTTTTCACCGGCATCCGCGTTGCCTCATCGCTCGCGGTGATCTCCGCGCTGGTCGCCGAGTACTTCGGGGGACCGCGCGGCGGTCTCGGGGGACTCATCTCCACCTCGGCGGCGTCAAGCGCCTACCCGCGCGCCTGGGCCTATGTGGTCGCCGGCATTGTGCTCGGGCTGGTGTTCTACCTGATCACTCTCGCGCTCGAGCGGGCGGTGACCGCCAGACGTTCCTGA
- a CDS encoding ABC transporter substrate-binding protein — protein MKHSTRRYATLGAAGLAAALVLSACTSTANDEGADELTQVKLQLQWLPQAQFAGYFAAQEEGFFEEEGLEVEIIPSGGDIVPQDALANGDVDYAIAWVPKVLGSIEAGANVTNIAQIFQRSGTLQVSWADSGIESVADFEGRRIGSWGFGNEWEIFAAMAEEGLDSTTVEIITQDFNMNAFLQGDIDAAQAMTYNEYAQLLETTDPETGELYTAEDFNVISYEDTVGAMLQDAIWADTERLESDEAYQDTTVAFLKAVIKGWAFARDNPEDAAQITLDAGSGWGPSHELWMANETNKLIWPAPDGIGVINEESWNATVQAALSAVNESGARLITSEPPASAWTNEYIERALDELAEEDIDVTGEDFEPIEVTLEEGGN, from the coding sequence ATGAAACACAGCACACGTCGCTACGCGACACTCGGTGCCGCAGGCCTTGCCGCGGCGCTCGTCCTGTCAGCCTGTACCTCCACCGCCAATGACGAGGGCGCCGACGAACTCACCCAGGTGAAGCTGCAACTGCAGTGGCTGCCGCAGGCGCAGTTTGCCGGTTACTTCGCCGCCCAGGAGGAGGGCTTCTTCGAAGAGGAGGGTCTGGAAGTCGAGATCATCCCGTCCGGCGGTGACATCGTGCCGCAGGACGCCCTCGCCAACGGTGACGTCGACTATGCGATCGCCTGGGTGCCCAAGGTGCTCGGGTCGATCGAGGCCGGCGCGAATGTCACCAACATCGCGCAGATCTTCCAACGCTCGGGCACCCTGCAGGTGTCGTGGGCCGACTCGGGGATCGAGTCCGTCGCCGACTTCGAGGGCCGCAGGATCGGCTCTTGGGGCTTCGGTAATGAGTGGGAGATCTTCGCCGCCATGGCTGAGGAGGGGCTCGACTCGACAACGGTGGAGATCATCACGCAGGACTTCAACATGAATGCCTTCCTGCAGGGTGACATCGACGCCGCACAGGCGATGACCTACAACGAGTACGCCCAACTGCTCGAGACGACGGATCCCGAGACCGGTGAGCTGTACACGGCCGAGGACTTCAACGTGATCAGCTACGAGGACACCGTCGGCGCCATGCTGCAGGACGCCATCTGGGCCGACACCGAACGGCTGGAGAGCGATGAGGCGTACCAGGACACCACGGTGGCCTTCCTCAAGGCCGTCATCAAGGGCTGGGCGTTCGCGCGCGACAATCCCGAGGATGCCGCGCAGATCACCCTCGATGCCGGCTCCGGCTGGGGTCCAAGTCACGAGCTGTGGATGGCGAACGAGACCAACAAGTTGATCTGGCCGGCGCCCGATGGCATCGGCGTGATCAACGAGGAGTCCTGGAACGCGACGGTGCAGGCAGCGCTGAGCGCCGTCAACGAGAGCGGTGCGCGCCTGATCACCAGCGAACCGCCCGCGTCAGCCTGGACCAACGAGTACATCGAACGGGCGCTCGACGAACTCGCCGAGGAGGACATCGACGTGACAGGCGAGGACTTCGAACCGATTGAGGTCACCTTGGAAGAAGGCGGCAACTAA
- a CDS encoding TIGR03842 family LLM class F420-dependent oxidoreductase codes for MDFGVVLQTNPPASRTVHLASMAEQYGFSHVWTFDSHLLWQEPYVIHSQILSQTKRVMVGPMVTNPATRDWTVTASVYATLNEMYGNRTICGIGRGDSAVRVTNGAPTTLKELRESIHVIRELANSRPVDYHGATIQFPWSRGSRLDVWVAAYGPLALKLAGEVGDGFILQLADLDIAAWMIKTVRDAAEAAGRDPMSVKFCVAAPMYIGDDWQHMRDQCRWFGGMVGNHVADIVAKYGEHGAVPDALTDYIKGREGYDYNEHGQAGNVHTQFVPDDIVDRFCVLGTAADHIEKLKALKDIGADQFAGYLQHDNKEETLRVYGETVMPALREHIAAKR; via the coding sequence ATGGATTTCGGAGTAGTACTGCAGACCAATCCGCCTGCCTCCCGTACCGTGCACCTGGCGAGCATGGCGGAGCAATACGGGTTCAGCCATGTCTGGACCTTCGACTCGCACCTGCTCTGGCAGGAGCCCTACGTGATCCACAGCCAGATCCTCAGCCAGACCAAACGCGTCATGGTCGGCCCGATGGTGACGAACCCGGCCACCCGCGACTGGACGGTCACGGCATCCGTGTACGCCACCCTCAACGAGATGTACGGCAACCGCACCATCTGCGGCATCGGCCGTGGCGACTCCGCGGTGCGCGTCACCAACGGCGCGCCGACGACGCTGAAGGAGCTGCGCGAATCGATCCACGTCATCCGGGAGCTCGCGAACAGCCGCCCGGTGGACTACCACGGCGCCACCATTCAGTTTCCGTGGAGCCGGGGCTCCCGGCTTGACGTGTGGGTCGCCGCGTACGGTCCGCTGGCCCTGAAACTGGCCGGCGAAGTCGGTGACGGTTTCATCCTGCAGCTGGCCGACCTCGACATCGCCGCCTGGATGATCAAGACGGTCCGGGATGCCGCGGAAGCAGCGGGCCGGGACCCGATGTCGGTCAAATTCTGCGTCGCGGCACCGATGTACATCGGTGATGACTGGCAGCACATGCGCGACCAGTGCCGCTGGTTCGGCGGCATGGTCGGCAACCACGTCGCCGACATCGTGGCCAAGTACGGCGAGCACGGCGCGGTTCCGGATGCCCTCACCGACTACATCAAGGGCCGCGAGGGCTATGACTACAACGAGCACGGCCAGGCCGGCAATGTGCACACCCAGTTCGTGCCCGATGACATCGTCGACCGGTTCTGCGTGCTCGGCACCGCCGCCGACCACATCGAGAAGCTGAAGGCGCTGAAGGACATCGGTGCCGACCAGTTCGCCGGCTACCTGCAGCACGACAACAAGGAGGAGACCTTGCGCGTCTACGGCGAGACCGTGATGCCAGCCCTCCGGGAACACATCGCGGCGAAGAGATGA